In the genome of Phragmites australis chromosome 9, lpPhrAust1.1, whole genome shotgun sequence, the window AATGCCTTTTATCATGATCCCCATAGATGGCGCCAGCTATCGACGATTTGTGAACTGTCAATATAGCAAACTTGTTAAAGAAATAAAGGATACTATGAGTAGACAAATCATAGAGGGAGCACACAggggtttttatataggttcgggcctccgagaggataataaccctatgtcatgtTGTCTTGTATAGATTGAGCCTATTACAAGGGggtatgtggctagcctagatggatctaaacctagtctaTGACTTCTTTCCTCGATTTCTATTGGCTTGTATTTGACTTGATTGAGTTCTTTGTCTCTCCGTTTGGGCGTGTCCTCCGTAGGGCCCCATGGCTCCGTATATATGTGGGGGTATTATATGTCCTCTGGACTCCTCTTTTTCTGttattggagataaaccttcccggTTACATGACATCTTGGGTACTTACGGATAGTTTTCTTTTATCTAGGGATCCTCTTCCTGGAGAAAATGATATGCCCTGAGAATTACAGGAAATCCTAAGATGtgcggatatggtaactatctacTATTCATCATCACATCATATGGACGAACAAGTGATGGCAAGGAAATGGAAATAAAAAATGGCAGCCCAAATTGTCTTTAATTCTGAATAAGAGTTGGTGTAACTGAATAAAATTTGATGTATTTCAGCTTGTGTGCGTCACTGACTGCAATTAAGAATGTGGAATGTCCAAGTCTATATAAAAATAGGGTCTTAATTCAACTTAGACCTGAGCAAACGGTGGGCTAGGTTGGGTGGCAAAAAGCCCGATTTTCTTCGGGCCTAAGACCTATGTATAGGCTCGCCCATGGGCATGCATCGGGCCTAAATATTTGGGCCAAGATCAGGCCAGGCTCGGTGCCCTATCATTTATgcatgtaaaaataaataaataaattatttgggCTAGGCTCAGAGTATTTTGGGTTTGTTGTCCTCTGTTTAGGCTCACCCCGTAATCTTCATCAAGCTTCTCCGAGCAAGCTTTTTTGGGCCGAGCCAGGCCAAGTTTGCTCAAGTCTAATTCAACTGCCCTAGCCTTTATTGAAGACATATGGGTGCCTTACCGATTGCACTACGATAGGTCCTAACTCTAGGTGCTTGAATTTTAAGAACTCTCACTACATTAAACATGTTGCTGGATTCACACCAAGATATGTGCTCCACTGGGGTTATTGTTCTAGTCTTCGGTACCAGTGCTGCCGCTTACCGATAGGTTAAGGTTCGGGCTAGAGTTAGGGGTGTTAAGGCCTAGGGTTCATCTGTGGCTCACCGTGCATAGATGGAGGCCAGGGAGGCGCAGAATTGGCACGAGGAGACAGTAGTGGTGAGGTGGTGATGGCGCCGCTTGTCATAGATTAGAGGAGGGCGGTGAGCGAGGATGGTAACATGGGCAACAAGATGCAACATCATTAGAAAGCGGCAAGGCACGATGGTGGATTCGGTGGTGGAGTGCAGTGGCGAATCTGAAGTAGTAGCCACCGGAGACAGAGGAAGAGCATGACATGGGCGAAGCGGCGGCATCTTGTAGCCGAAGACGGAGGGGTAGACAGCTTGGAGTTGAGGCTGGAGGTAGCTCCAGTGGTTGTTGATGGCGCTGGAGGTGGTGCTTGTGAGGCAACGTGTGGGGTGGTGGTTGTGCCCACAGGTAGGGGAAGGAAAGAACAGGATTGTGGTGTCACGAGTAAAGGGGAGTGAGATTGGTTTGGAGGGTTGGATTCCAATCCACTGATTAGAAGAAAAAAGTGACTGAGATCTGTGTTATTTTCATTCACCTGAGATGGAGTTGCTCCATTAATAATTAGCTAGCAGATCTTATGAACTTGTAGAAAAGTTAGGAGATgttcgagtagacgaatcaaacAAACATACGGAGGGGATTTTATAAAGATTGGGGCTTTCTTTaaaataataaccctacattatgtttatcttgtattgatctctgaGACTGTTACAAAAGGATGTGTGGCTAGGCTAGATGGATCTAACATAGTTAGAAGGTTTCTTTGCGTGTAGTCAGAGGGAGATGTAAGTACATATCTAACTGCAATAGGCTTTGTAGATGTAGAGCTTTTGCAAGCGTGTAATGCCTtcaatttttgttgttgttctgACTTATCCTCCGTAAGATCTCAAGCTACGTATATATAAAGGAGTGTCATATATACTCTgaaatctttcttttttttcttagaaaTAAACTTTTATGTTTATAAGTCTTTCTTTCCCAGTCATATGGTTTCTATTCATTTAGAGATTATcttttagataaaaatatgttttaagAATTATGGAAAACCTGAGGTATCGAGACAGGGCAGTTCCAGACACTCAAGTATGTTTCGGCTTGTCTTTTCGTtcacaaaggaaaaaagagcgACAAAGAAAGAGGTGGTGTTTCGTTGTCTGAGTTGACGTCGTATTAATTGTTATTAATTCAATAAGATGGGGTGGCTAGCTGCCTTTGTCAAGCCGCGAGCTCAATCAGTCAGACGGCCGGAGTACTCCACACGGCGATTTCTGTGGATGATCACAATATGAATTTTGTGAGAAAGTTTTTTCTCACTAAattataaattaaaattttatagtATAACTTGATTTGTATATAGCAAAAAGCAATGTTTAAATTATGGATAGAAtccataattaaaataaaaaacaaatggaGCCTAAAGCTGATACACGGTTCTTTATTGAAGGCTATACTGCATCCAAGACTGCAAGTCATTTGGGCTGCATACATTTGAACTGAAGAAACAAGGCTTAACCAATCTTCAACCTTCCAATGATCGATCAACTATTAAACAACACCTTAACAACCACATATACCATACAGGCAGTTACACAGCTTCTTCACACACATGATCAAGAAAACTACATATGAACATCAACAGTAAAAAAGGTTGAGAGAGGAGGGAAAGAAAAGACATGATGATGAACAAGAACTGGAGCACCAAGAGACCAGCACATATTCCAGATCCCACAAATACTTCACAGCAGCACCAGGTGTCCAGTCATCAATTCCTGCGCCCAGAAAAAGAACAGATATATGTCAGCAATAAGAGAAACCACAGAAGAATTGAAACAATTAGCTGAGGAATTAGCTAGAAGGCAGCAGCTAGCACAGCAGCTTGGAGGGGCGGCCTCTCACCTTGGGCGCTCAGCTCATCTACTTGGTGATGGCGTAGACGGCGTAGATGATCCCGGGCAGGTAGCCGAGGAAGGTGAGCAGGAGGCAGATCCAGAACTCATGCCCGCACCCGAACTTGAGGAAGACGCCGAGGGGCGGGAGGATGATGGCGATGATGATGTCCACGCAGTTGGCCGTCCCGTCGTCAGCCATGGCGAGCTACCTCTAGCTGGAATGCTGGATCGGATCGGATCACGAAAGCTCCTCTGCTCCTCTGCTCTCTCTGGCTAGCTAGTGCTCAAAGCATACATGCAGACACTCTGGTATACTCCACATCGTTGGATTTATAGGATCGGAATTTGTTCCAAGGATGGGACAGGTGGGAAAGCCCAAAGGGAAGAGGGACACGAGCGGGGCCAACGAGGTGCGGCCACGTACAAGTGGCATCCATCTGTATCCTTGTGTCCTTTGCTTCGCTCGGCGTCCATCCGTGGAAGACGAGCCGTTTCCTTGGCTGCTAAGCAGCACCGTCCccggccgatgacctctctctcCTGCCACTAAATTCCATGCGACGTCAATTCTCCATGCTTTGCTGATCCACGACTCTTCTCCGCGTACGAACCGaaagtaaattctataaaattgaaTGTTACGAAAGCCTCTTTCCGTGTGATGATACTTATCTCATCTTTCTCTATTCtttaaaaacttaaaaaaaaatttataaaaatatcctataaaatttactcttcTTTCTTATGAGCGATCATATTACGATACTGTTGCCTTACAGGAATCGTTTTCCATCAGCTCATAGACATTTGTCTTGAGGAGAATTGCCTTTGAAAAATCTGTGCGCTACTATTCCCGTGCAAGTACAATTTCGCTTGGTTATCCCCGGCCGTTAGCTCGATGCCTATCTTCATTTTTAGAGTTATAGATACtccaaaggaaaagaaagattatACGATATCTTTTCCAAAGTAACACACGAGCTGGGACCACCGGATTCATCAAATCTGTTCTTTTCCCCTTTCACACAAGTATGCGTGTTGATCAGAGATGCCGTCTTTGACTCCTCAACCTACGTGTAACGCGGCATGGGCAGTGTGAAGGGGTCTGGACAGACGGAGACGACTCATGCTCGGTGAAGGCGATTAGAGGTCTGGTGAATAGGagtcctttttatttttattttctaaattgtgttgttttttttccttctaattaTTACTTATCGCGTCTCTTCCAGCAAAGCTAAGTTCATATACTCATGAACCTAGGAACTAAGCTAGACAAGCCTGGATGCAAACAAGAACATAAGAGAAATAATTAAATCTGGACACACTGGGCTCTAGCGGTCTAATCGTAAAAGCCTGACGGTCTAAGGCCATCTCtagcagctacctcaaattttcatcctctaaaacactattacagcatcccttattttttcatctccagcagctaccctattttccatcttctactcctttttttctctctccggacccgctgtcagcctctataaacagtacagCTACAGTACAGCTACAGTGCGCTACAGTACAGGCATTGTTTTATGTActccgggcccactgtcagcctcttTTAGCACTGTCGCTACAgtagtgctacagtgttgctgGTGCTACAGTAGTCCCGCAAATTTGCAGTCCAACTTTCTCTCTCCGCAGTACTGTAGCACCACTGTAGCGTACTGTAGCACCGGGTACCGATTCTGCTGGAGATGCTACAGTACATGAACAGTGCACCGCAAATCACTGTAGCGCCCGAATCTGCAAAAATACctcctctgctggagatggcctaacacTAAAAACCTAGTGGTCTGACCGGATTTCTCACAGACAACAGAACACAAACCCTATCGAGCTAACGTGATCCAAAAAGTGAAATCCAACCAAAACGACCTTCAAATCCAATAAGGCAGGTCAGAATGCTGTAGTTGTTGACAAAGCTGCAGAGCGTGGTTGATCTGATGCCAAGTGAAAGGAACAATGAAGCGGGAAGGACGGCCGACGCAACATGAATTTGAAGTTTCTTTTACGGGTGTGTAGATTGTTCTGTGGTAGTAGCACCTGAATGTTTCGGCTTTCGTCAATCTACTACTGCTGTTTGGTTTATTCGTGTTACCCAAATTCATACCTGCTTGGATTTTAGGAGAACATAAATTTGGTTATAATTGTTCCATACCGTTCTAATTAGCAGCGTGATGCCAGCTTAGTTTGCTGCTCCAGTCCATTTAAATAGATTTCGAATCAACTGCAGCGTTCCAAGTTTATAGCGCACACCTACACCACCTGTCACATGTTCGCAACCGAGAAACCCTCTCACTTACACAGCATACATAATGCTCATGACTGAAGTAGTAGTAGTCTACAACAATCGATATCCTAAGACCAATTGCCAGGCAGCATTCACCACGGCAATAGGGTACAACAATCAGCAGCTTGTTCAACAATCTTCTTAAGTCGAATTCTACATCCGAATCAGAGGGATTGAAGACTTGCATCTTTCACTTCTTCCAACCTCTTCTTCGGCCTGTGAAAAACGTAAATGTTATGTTTTCCGTTCAGCTGTAAAAATGTTTGTGAATTAAACTACATAGTCAAGGCATAGTTATATCTCTTCCTATTATAGCAAGCTTGGAGTTAAAAAGAATAACACAAAATAATAGCTTCAAGAAGACATTTAGTATAGTAAACTAACTTCTCTGGTTCTAAATGATCAATATCAGATCTTTCTCACCTAGAGCTAGGATTAAGCTCCTCTTTTCCATCAACAACTCCAGCTTCCGCATTAGGTACAACATCTACAACAGGCTCATACAGGTACCATTCCTTCCTTTTCCTGATACACCAAAAAGGAAATGCAAAAATTAGGTGGTTTCAAGACCAAAAAGTAGTAAACGAAAATATATTACTGCAATAAAGTGAACATTGTAAGCCACAGGTCACAACAGTTCCCTGGCATACCTGCTTATCAATGGGGATAAATGAAACCATCACAGCAAAACTGTATTAGTCATTAGTGCATTGAGGGTTTAAAAAAAGCATCTTACCGAATGACGCTTCCTTTGCTGCCGAAATACTTGAACAAGTCCACTGCATTGTTCATGGCTTTACTGCAAAACATGACCACAGCAATTTCACATAACAAATAGAGAAACACAAAACAGGAAGGAGAGCATTAAATTCAAACATTTTGATTAGTATCTGTAAGCCTCCAGTTGCACtagatttttcttaaaataaAAACACGAAATTCTTGCACAGACCTATTTGAAGAAAATTCCGGCGCTCGCCTTCCCTTCTTTGACAATTGCTTCTCTCTCATAACAGAGACGCTCTGATTAGCAATCTGCAAAATcacaatatttttgttttttgaatagAAGACCTTATGCAACAAAAGGTTAACCATATATTTGTTTTAACCATATTGTGAAGGAACTGCGGCCAAACTTTCCAGATTCATAACTGTAAGGAACATCAAAGCGATTTCATGGTATTGTGAACTACAgttaggccctgtttggatgTCGTAGTTTTGAAAAACCATGATTTTGAGAAACTACAGTTTTAAAAACCAGAGCCATGCAATACCAAGGTTTAGAAAAAAGAGGTAATGGGTGGAGTTTCCAAAACTCCAAAAGGACCACAGTTTTGGCAATACTGTGGTTTTCAAAACTACAAGATTTGTTACATCAAAACACTTCTAAGTTTTTCAAAACCAAAGTATTTTACAAAACCATAGTATTTTCCAAAACTTAAGAAAAACTTTGCatccaaacagacccttagcaGGGAAGAGTATATCTAACCTCATAAAGCTGCTCACGGATGGAAACTGCTATTGCAGGCTGCATATCAAACAAAAGATTTTGTCAGAGTAAAACAAGTTGCAGAAAGCAATGCTCAAGTAATTGCACAAAAAGATCTGCAGTGCAAGAAATATTCAACTAACAGTAAATTCATGATTAAACTTAGTTCTGGAAAATTACAAAGGTTAACAAAAACGGCGATACTAATAGTAGTAAATGGTATCCAATTCAAGAAAATAGACTAGTTGAATAGGTGCCCCCATCAGCAACATCAATTAGAGAAGTTTTTGTTCCACTTGTAAGTATAATAAAGTTAAACGTGAGTTCAAAGAAAATGTAACAAGCTTCTCATCCGGTCACCCCACCTGTATGACAATTTGGGGTAATTATCAATGTGTAAACAGGGAGCAGATAATATGGAAAACCATTATCACAAACGATGATGCTTTAGTTGAATTTACAGTTCATTAAGATTTTCAGAAACTAAGTTGAAGGCATACCCCAACTTCAGGATCCGTGATGTTCAAATCGTCACATAGCGTCCTTGCGAATTCCTCAGGGTCACTATCTAGGTTGCCTATATCCTGGGCACCAAATGTCGATGTGAATTAAGAAAACATCTCGAGGTGAGGATCCCTGGAAAGTACAATTACACACACATACCCACAAGAATTGGTCtctaattacagtgttgttcaCTCGGAGGTCAAGCTGCAGATTCACCACTCCATTCATGTGAGTGACTTAAAGACAAAGAGACACAGAAACAGCCTGCAGGTGTGCAACAATTAGCCAGAGAAGCACACAAAACCTTAAGAGGCAcaatcttctccttgatctgCATCTCCTGCCCCTCGTAAGAGCGGAACTCCGCCAGTTGCCCCTTTCCGAAACAATACAAAGAACCCGTGGATCAGCAATAAGTGGTAAGCAACAAAGCTGTGATCTTACAGGACACCAGTATCTACATCCCAAGTAGGCAAGAACGCATAGGGAAGCAGCAAGGAGAGGTACCTGGATGGACTGCAGCATCTGGGGGACGAAATTTGCCGGCAGCTTAAGGTCCTTGGCCGTCCTCTTGGCGAAGGTGATGATCTCCGAGTCGGGATCTGCGCGCCCCGTGATGCAAGTGGATGAAGCGAGAGAACAGAACAAACGGGAGATGAAGCAAGAAGCGAAGAGACGGCGGGCGGGGCGGGATACCTCGCGGGTTCCAGGTGAAGGCGTCCCTGTAGCGCTGGCCGTCCACCTCGACGTCGACGCGTATCGGAACCAGGTTGTCTCTCGTCGGCCTGCAACGAATCAgccaccacatcatcctccaAGCCAATCGATCCAAGGCCCCCAACACaacgagagagagggagggaaggagggagaggaCGTACATGCGGAAGTTGACGCTGGAGGGCCTGGAGGCGCCGAGGCTGACCGtcttcatctccctctctcGCCGGCAGTCGCTGGCCCGCCGGCGCCGTCGCCCAGTGGCTCTTCTGTCTGCGCCGCCGTGCAATGCGCAGCGGAGCGGATGCCGTGCTGGGCCGGTGATTCAGTTGAGCCTCGAGAGTCCAGATCGAACTAGGGCTCGTATTTGGGCTGACCACTGGGGCGAAGCCCAATGGACGACGAATCTATAAGGCCCATTATAAAGCAGTGGACCGGCCCGTTGTGCGAGGTGTTGCGCGCCTTCTTCCTCATGTATATGATGCAATTGAAGTATCTACGCATAGGATATGGATGCATTACGGAAGTATTGTCGAATAAATATTTATAGAATGATGTCGTAATTAAATTTCAGATGATCTGAAAAAGGAGTAGATTATTCTCTAATTTCTCTCATAATttctttattaatttttattagtaaaatgagttTATATCTATAGCTGGTAACGAGAAAGGGGACTCAAAGGACGAGGGTAGATATTAAAAGgggtaaattatttaaattttagagatttttttatTAGTTAGGAGGATAGTAAGGTGAAAAGGTGATGGAAGAACCACTTGTGTTTTATAGAGATCATGCAACCGAATTATTCatgcatatatgtgatttttttcaatgatagtattttttggaaaattgtTAAAATAGTAGTTGAATTTACAAAATTATAAGAATAAATACATATCAGCATGCGGAATATTGATTACGACCTATCAGCATTTCACGTGTCGACATCTTACATGGCAGTCTGCCAAGAGGCATGTCGCTACTTTGCGTGCCGATATGTCCTATATCCCGCAGATAATATTAAAAGAaatattcataacttttttatattatCTCAGATGGAGATAATCTTTATATGAAATTTGTAACTCTCAATGAGATCTATAGTTTTttagttgaatatttttttcatttgaatcatttcagataaaaaaaaagtgcttataaatttcaaattaaaaaattagatccGGAACATTTGGCCACCTTTTGTGCATCTAAATGGATTGAAATGTAAAAGTgttcaactaaaaagttgtaaatctcatagagctacaatttttatataaatatcatCTTCATTCGAGATCTTAtcaaaaagttatgaatttttcttttaatatcATCGGCGAAACATGATCTGTCAGCATGCAGAATGACGATAGACCCAGACTCACTGTCTGCGTGTCGACAGGTCTCCGGACCCACTGCTATGTAGAAAGTCAGTATGCGAAGTGCCAATAAGTCTCTTGTCGGCACTTCCCATTTTGATAggtatctatttttataattttatgaattcaattattagttttgaaattttttaataaaataatattataaaaaaaactccatatATGCATCACTGAAATTGCTGGAGACTAGCGCCGAGTCTGATACTAGCTCGAGTGAGTTGGGTAAACACCCGCACTCCAAGCCATCCGGCCACATGCGAGTTTCACACATTGGGTACTTGACCATCGTCATTGAGGCGGATATCGCACTACCTGCATGTGAACCGGAGATTTCAGTATTTGCCATTAAATCCACGCACCTTTCAAAATTTGCCACTTATATTACAATAGCATGTGGGGTTACTATGAGTCATTGACAGTAAGGTAGGGTGGCAAATTCTCAAAGGCATGCGTATATACAGATACAGTCGCCTGCAAGAACTTGAAGTTGGAAGATGCCGCTACACAGTAGACACAAGAGACGCTGGACCGACGGCGACGCGCGGTACGGGCTCGCCGGGACCATCCCAGGCCTGCCCAGAGGCCGAAGGACAAGGAGTTATGGGAGCTGATCAGGATGGCCACCAAGCAGACGATTGCGCTGCAGTGCCTCGCTGTTGCGTCGACGGAACAAGACGACCGGCCGGTGGCCCGCCCGGCCGTGTGCGCGCTGTCTCGCCCGGCGAGCACGTGAACCCGCCGCGAACCAGCGGCCCGCGGCGCGCCACGGCGCGCGCCTGCGACGGAGGGGTCCTACACCTATTAGCGCGGATCAAAAGCCAAAGCCGGGTGCCAGCGCGGATCTGCTGAGAATCTAAAGCTACCTCCTCGCACGGTGCTCGTGTTTGTTCTGTCAACTTTAAGTCGAAAGAAGTACTGTACAAGTGTTGTTTTAGGTACCAACTATATTTAAAGATGTCTAAATAGGCTATGTTTACTGAACTAGCTCGATGTTCGACACTGTAGGTACGGCACGATCCAAATCGAGACGGATCGGGCTGGTACGGCACGAGGCTACGGGTTGTGCCTGGGCTAAGTGCGCGGCACGGCGTGCCGGCATGAGCACGGCCCAACCCGTATCAGCATGGGCACGATCCAGCTAGGCACGATCTGGTCCGGTACGTATGGACCCggctattttctatattttttaattttgtaactattttttatctattttctatatttttttatctattttctatatagattttaattttgtagcttattttttattttattgggTCGGCTGTGCCGACGGACCGCCCATGTGCCGTTGGGTCACTCGTGCCTGTCGTGACTGTCGTGCCCGAACCGGCCCGACACAGCACGGTAACTGACAGGCCGTGTTGTGGGTCGAGGGGGAGGCACGCGGGCCAGCACGGTACGGCCTGTTACAGTAGCTAGCTGTTCAGGCTGTGCCGTAGCCGGCCCGTGCCGAGCTGGGCCTGTGCTGGACCAGCCTGAGTGACCCATTTAGCCATCTCTGACCATGTCTTTGTAAGACGACTTTAACTAGGGCCAGCCCTAGGGGGTTAAGTGGGGCGGTCGTCCAGATCCCAAAACCGAAGGATCTCTTTACGTACCTTACGTATAGTATATATACCTAACAATTCATACGATAACATAGAACTAGACCCAAAATAGCAGGTAGGTCTATCAGTCCGTATAGTAGGATGTAGGTGGCCTAGTTCTTTCAGTCCATAAAAAATTAAGTGATCTGTCTGCATGTCTAGTTTATTTGGCTGTTTGCCTATTTCGTGTTTTCTTCCATCCAGATAGTCTAGTTTTCTACATTTCCCGGAACCACGACTCCAAGACGTTCCATATGCCTGCAGCTTCGATCAAGGACAAGCGTCAGCCATTGCCATATGAGTTTTCGTTGCTGGTTATTCTCGTAGATAGTTTCTACTTCACCTCAAATGGATCCGACCCTTACTAAGATCACAcgtttgaaatatgaaaaagtcGCCGCTCGCTCTAGCGATCGATGGGCCCGGCTCCGTTGCACGGTACGGGGGTGGCTCCCGCATGCGCCTAATCATCATCGTCACAAAATTCGACTGTTCATGCTACCAATCACAGAAACACACAATTCATCGACCATCAGCAGTTAAATCTAGccgtttagcagtaagcagctATCTACCAGCCTAGCGTttatga includes:
- the LOC133928399 gene encoding hydrophobic protein LTI6B, with the protein product MADDGTANCVDIIIAIILPPLGVFLKFGCGHEFWICLLLTFLGYLPGIIYAVYAITK
- the LOC133928400 gene encoding chromatin structure-remodeling complex protein BSH, giving the protein MKTVSLGASRPSSVNFRMPTRDNLVPIRVDVEVDGQRYRDAFTWNPRDPDSEIITFAKRTAKDLKLPANFVPQMLQSIQGQLAEFRSYEGQEMQIKEKIVPLKLDLRVNNTVIRDQFLWDIGNLDSDPEEFARTLCDDLNITDPEVGPAIAVSIREQLYEIANQSVSVMREKQLSKKGRRAPEFSSNSKAMNNAVDLFKYFGSKGSVIRKRKEWYLYEPVVDVVPNAEAGVVDGKEELNPSSRPKKRLEEVKDASLQSL